The sequence below is a genomic window from Lycium ferocissimum isolate CSIRO_LF1 chromosome 9, AGI_CSIRO_Lferr_CH_V1, whole genome shotgun sequence.
CTCAGCCTAGTTTTTATCACTTCatcatatgatttattttgagCAATTGCAATGTCTTCTATGGTATCAAGTTCTTCAAGCCTGCTACTGAGTTGATTCACTCTCTCTCGAGTATGAGCAGTGACTAGATGAGCACTTGCACTTAACTGTATATCAGGATTCTGAAAACGAGAAACAACCGCATCAAGTGTCGGGTGAAAAAATGACATAGGCTTACCAGTCGGGGAAAAAATTATCATTCCAATGTCTATGTCACATTCTGTAACGAGTTCGCTAGCTTTTTTGTATAAACCCTTACGGCGCTTTGAGAAGCTAGCATATAGGTCgttttgtttttctatttttttcattGGTATCTTTCGGCGCCCTTTACTCTTCTTATTCTCCATGCCTAAATTTCTAGGAGAATGGTTAAGAGATTATTGAAAAAACGTTTCCGAGAAATGATACTTACAAGAAGCGCGGTATCGCGGATATTTATATACATCAAGAATTTTATCAGAAGGCAtgatgattaaatttttaaacaaatattATAATTGAAATTAATCTTTTCATCATAGTGaaaataaggaaattaaatCAATTTTATGCTTAAAGTATGTTTTGCATGTCAACCACATCAATGAAATctaaaattttaagttaaatcaGTAACTATTTTAGTATACTCGTGAAAACACCAACCACAc
It includes:
- the LOC132031961 gene encoding agamous-like MADS-box protein AGL29, with amino-acid sequence MENKKSKGRRKIPMKKIEKQNDLYASFSKRRKGLYKKASELVTECDIDIGMIIFSPTGKPMSFFHPTLDAVVSRFQNPDIQLSASAHLVTAHTRERVNQLSSRLEELDTIEDIAIAQNKSYDEVIKTRLRGWWESVEQLNADEVTEFETWLKNAIFYMHNRLNQLESGASSSGM